A genomic stretch from Chrysiogenia bacterium includes:
- the rsmG gene encoding 16S rRNA (guanine(527)-N(7))-methyltransferase RsmG, which yields MNATLEQALREAAAKAGTRWEGPLREALSRLCQELLRWNERVRLVGYRGEEPVYENLILEALCLLEHLPASGRVLDVGSGAGFPGLVLAAARPALEILSIDAREKKIHFQQHAARMLELSNFEARAQRLDPRAPDPALAGNFDVVTAQALAEPATLIPWLSPYLRAGGELVLLQGPTWEKQRKSALALAAGHDLTLEAEHRRELPLSGAQRLGIILRKEP from the coding sequence ATGAACGCCACTCTCGAACAAGCCCTGCGTGAAGCCGCCGCGAAGGCCGGCACCCGCTGGGAAGGCCCACTCCGCGAAGCGCTCTCGCGCCTGTGCCAAGAGCTGCTGCGCTGGAACGAGCGCGTGCGGCTGGTGGGCTATCGCGGCGAGGAACCCGTCTACGAGAATCTCATCCTGGAGGCGCTGTGCCTGCTGGAGCACTTGCCAGCAAGCGGGCGCGTGCTGGATGTGGGATCTGGCGCGGGCTTTCCCGGCCTCGTCCTCGCCGCTGCGCGGCCCGCACTCGAGATTCTCAGCATCGACGCGCGTGAGAAGAAGATTCATTTCCAGCAGCACGCGGCCCGGATGCTGGAGCTTTCCAATTTCGAGGCACGCGCGCAGCGGCTCGACCCCCGCGCGCCCGACCCGGCGCTGGCCGGAAACTTTGATGTCGTCACCGCGCAGGCCCTCGCCGAGCCCGCCACTTTGATCCCCTGGCTCTCGCCCTACCTTCGCGCAGGCGGGGAACTGGTGCTGCTGCAGGGCCCCACGTGGGAGAAACAGCGCAAATCCGCGCTGGCACTGGCCGCCGGGCACGACCTCACGCTCGAGGCCGAGCACCGGCGCGAGCTGCCGCTCAGCGGGGCGCAGCGCCTTGGCATCATCCTTCGCAAAGAGCCTTGA